CAAGCCGACCGAGAAAGGTGATCTGTGGCGCGTCTTGCTTTTGGTGAACTGTAATATCCCAGGGCCGCGTTATTTTACACACAACGGAGTCATCACCTTCGAGAAGAGCGAAGGACAAGATTGGGAGCCGCAATCCTCCTTTGCCAAGCGTATCGCCGGTTTTCCTCCTGGCTCCTGGTTCGCTCGCATGGAGCCAAAGGAACGGGAAGAGTAGAGTGGGAGCGAAAGGCCTCGGTAAATGAACGCGCAGAGCAAAATCGCGCCGCAGCTCCTGTAGGACCGAACGCCTCGCAACGGCAAGACATATCAGCTCTAAATAGTGTTTACGCCCTGAACAGTCGCGAGCCTTTCCAGCGGCCTTCAGCCAGCATCGAACAAATGGGAGCACGATTACCTCCGACCCCTTCGAGGAGTCGAGCTCAGCGGCGCGTGCCAGCTTGCGAGAAGTGGCTTTGTCCCCAGCGCACCCCACGCAATGAAAGGACACCATCTGCGAGGGAACCAGCTCTCCATGCCATTCTTCACGGGACCGGGCCCGCAGATGCCTCGGGCCCAAGCCCGATCCGGCGTGCGAACCGCCCATCGCGCGACTGACTGGCACCCGCAAGAGCGTGAGCATTCCGAGGCCGAGACGGCACGCGGGATCGAGTGCTCCGCGAAACCGGTTAATAGGGTAATGGGGCGGTGTTAGCGGCCCCGGCATACCCCCTGACCACCGGTCCTTTTCTGAGTGCCCCCGGCGAGCAGTCCGGAGCAGTGCCGAGGCATCGAGAACCGAACTGAGTCGGCGGTTAGATTTCCTCGCGCGCATTCGTCTGCGCATCATAGATCCGGATTTGAAGCATGGGAAAACGCTTCTTTAGTTCTGCTCCACCTGCCCTGGCTCCGTCTTTGGTTGCGAATTCAGCTCTGAGTCGGCCATCCACTTCAAGCGCGTAAGAAGAGACCGGCAATTCCCGGAAGGCTGCAACCATTTCATTTCCATTGTGTAGTGAGGTGGTTGAGCATGATGTGTAGCTTGAGTCGGCTAAACCGCACCAGAGCTACCTGCCCGGGTGCCGCGATGGGACCAACCCATGTTGTGGATTGACGCCTCGCATCGAGTGGCATCAGGACGGCGCTCGCGATCGTTCAAACACGCGGGCGGCCTACCCCTCGCCGGTGCGTATACGACGAAGCCACGGCTCCACTTCCAATTTCCCTGGCGCAAACGCACGCCCTTGCGCGGCTTGCTGGGCAAATCTCCACATATCATCACGGGGAAGCGTACTACGAAAGAGCGGCAGCGAGTGAATCCGGGCCTTCTACGAACGGGGCCGCAGCACCACGATACGATTATAGTGCAGCACAGAGGTGCAAAACGCCACAATGCGATTGGCATCAACGACCATCCAGGCTGATCCTCCGAAAGAGGGCTCCGGGTTTTGCGCGGTTTGCGCAAACGATACCGATTCACTTGCGCAGCGAGCGTTGAGCTGAACTCCGTGGCGCCTTTCGTCCAAATCTCAGAAGAGGACGCGAGACCAGATTTCTTTCGAACACCAGCCTTTTCGTGACAAGGATTTAGAAGCTCATCGCCTTCGCCGAGACCGTCGGCAGCCTTCTGTCTGCCGATGGGGGTTGGCACAAAGCATAACCAGGTTGCTCCTCCACGCCTGACTTCCACTCGACGGTCAAAATTCACAGGCGCTTTTCTTCTTCAATCTCATGAGAAACAGCGTTCCGAGGTTCGGTTTTCTCCCGCGTATCGAGTTGGCGGCTGAGCGATGGGGATCTCCTCCTCAGGCCGAGAGGGTGCAGTGCGCGCCCAATGAGTGAGACCGGCGAGGCTCGAAGGATATCGCGACACGCACACCAGAAGAAATAGCTTGAACCTCACGCGGCGTCAGGTCGTAGCTTGGGAATGAGGGCCAAGCTTTCATAAAGCGAACGTCGAAGATGCGTCCCAATAACGGGCATAGTGCGTTTAAGCAGTCGAATGTGGCGGCGCCGGATCGTGCGTGAATATGAATCAAGAGCGAAAGGTTATTGTCGGGATGAAACACCGCGTAATGATGGTCGCATTGTTCGCTGTCATCACATCTCCGGTCTGCGCGGCGAAGCTCAGCGGCCCTCCGCGCATCCTCGACGGCAATACGATCGAGCTCGAGAAAACCAAGCTTCGGCTCTCAGGCATCGACGCTCCTGAGACTGACCAGATTTGCCTCGACGCACACGGCCGGAAATGGGCTTGCGGCGTCGCTGCTCGCGACGAGCTTATCAAGCATTCGAACGGACGAACGTGGGATTGTCATACCACAGGAGTTGATGAATACGGCAGGTCGCGCGGCAGTTGCTTCATCGAAGGCGAGGACGTGAACGCCTGGATGGTACGCTCCGGGTGGGCACTATCGGGTCTCTCGACCCATACCTACGTTATATATGAGGTTGTGGCGAGCAAAGCCTATGCGGGGCTGTGGTCGGGGGCGTTCATCGCGCCCTGGGACTGGCGTCGCCGCAACAAGGGGACGATCATCATCGGCGCGAGCACAGTTCCGATCGACGCTCAGGAACTCTTGCTTGGATCCGCGCTGCTATCGGACCCGCCCTCGTCAGAGTGTCTGATAAAAGGCACCGTGGACCGCAACGGCGAGCGCATTTATTACTTGCCCGGGCAACTCGGTTACGAACAAATCGACATGACGAAGAAGTCCGGTGAACGCTGGCTCTGCAGCGAAGCGGAAGCCGAAGCCATCGGGTGGCGCAAAGCCGCGCGATGAGGTGAGATGCGTTCAGGCCATTATCCGAATATGTCCTATCTGACCAAGATCGCGCCTTCGCGCCGCTCGCTTTTGCTGTTCGCTGTTTCGGCGGTTTGCCGGCAGCTTGGCAACAACATTGTCGATGCGAAGGAAGCAAAAGCGCCGCCCAAGCCAGATAACCTACTCTCGCCGGATGCTGCCCTGAAGCGGCTAATGGAAGGGAACGATCGCTATGTCCAGGGCGTATCACGAGGCGACGATTTCACGCGCGAGCGCTCTATTTTGGTGGAGGGGCAAAATCCATATGCCGCGGTTCTGAGCTGCGCCGACTCTCGCGTGGCGCCTGAACTTGTCTTCGGCAGCGGACTTGGTGATCTGTTTGTGTGCCGCCTCGCCGGCAACTTCGCCAACGATGACACGCTCGCCAGTATGGAATATGCGGTCGCCGTGCTGAACACGCCGCTGATCCTGGTACTTGGCCACGATCATTGCGGTGCGATTGACGCCACGATCAAGTCGCTCCACGACGATAAGCCGCCGCCGGGGCACATTTCATCCCTCGTCGGCGCGCTTGCGCCTGCAGTAAAAGCATCTCGCCAGCAAACCGGTGACACGTTCGCAGAAGCAACCCGACAAAATGTAGTCGATAATGTCAACAAACTCAAATCGACGGGACCGATTCTGAACGCGGCAGTTGAGCAGAACAGACTGAAGGTCGTCGGGGGGCTGTATCGGCTCGACACCGGCAGGGTCGATTTGCTGAGCTGACGCTGGCACCTTCGCGCGGCCGGCTGGTCGCTTGCCGCCTGATACAGGGCTCCGGTCGAGTTCCGCGCAATTCGCTCGTGCATCGGCTGCATCAAATGCACCGGATACAATCCGCTCCACAATGGTTATAGCTTCGGGAAGATCTTAGGTATGCGCGGCCTCTTAATCCTCCTCGTATTCTACGCGCTCATGTTGGCAACGCGAGGCCAGCACCAAGAAACACTCATACAGCGGCCAACACTATTCATGCCTGCACCTTAACGCGCTAGGCCGACGCACGTGGTTCAAGCGGCAGATCGCAGTGCGAGGCATGCAGGATCTGAGCTCTCGGCTCTCACGCCCGATCCGGCAAGTCATCTATGGTCCTGCTTATGATCACCAGGCTCAGCCAGGGCCGAAAATCAATAGAGCAGGATTACGACCGCCGTGACCAACCACCCACCGACGTAAAGACAAAAGCTACTCGCGTCGGCATCGGACGTCTCTCCCGCATCAGCCACTTGGGAGACCGCCAGTGTCGGAAAAGCAGCCTCGTTGCATCTGACTTGGGCCTTACCTTGGATCAGCATAAA
The DNA window shown above is from Bradyrhizobium sp. CB1650 and carries:
- a CDS encoding thermonuclease family protein, whose product is MNQERKVIVGMKHRVMMVALFAVITSPVCAAKLSGPPRILDGNTIELEKTKLRLSGIDAPETDQICLDAHGRKWACGVAARDELIKHSNGRTWDCHTTGVDEYGRSRGSCFIEGEDVNAWMVRSGWALSGLSTHTYVIYEVVASKAYAGLWSGAFIAPWDWRRRNKGTIIIGASTVPIDAQELLLGSALLSDPPSSECLIKGTVDRNGERIYYLPGQLGYEQIDMTKKSGERWLCSEAEAEAIGWRKAAR
- a CDS encoding carbonic anhydrase, which codes for MRSGHYPNMSYLTKIAPSRRSLLLFAVSAVCRQLGNNIVDAKEAKAPPKPDNLLSPDAALKRLMEGNDRYVQGVSRGDDFTRERSILVEGQNPYAAVLSCADSRVAPELVFGSGLGDLFVCRLAGNFANDDTLASMEYAVAVLNTPLILVLGHDHCGAIDATIKSLHDDKPPPGHISSLVGALAPAVKASRQQTGDTFAEATRQNVVDNVNKLKSTGPILNAAVEQNRLKVVGGLYRLDTGRVDLLS